Proteins from a genomic interval of Streptomyces fodineus:
- a CDS encoding DUF7059 domain-containing protein, with amino-acid sequence MGGVTDSGLASLPASDRTDIAARLRDALLAASFTADGLLDLLGAPAYAALARSETVPALRATRGDTSLETLVRLFLLQQPVPYARVAAVLPAEEALRAGWLTRVGGDEVAATVDVRPYGGPGGEDWFIVSDLGCAVGGAGGIGQLGRQADTAVVLGVGGASTTLAGITVRTPVASALDLGTGSGIQALHAAQHATRVTATDLNPRALHITALTLALSGAPAADLREGSLFGPVRDDETFDLIVSNPPFVISPGARLTYRDGGMGGDDLCRSLVQQAGERLSEGGFAQFLANWQHVAGEDWQDRLRSWVPRGCDAWIVQREVQDVTQYAELWLRDAGDHRGDPAEYQARYDAWLDEFEARKVKAVGFGWITLRRTGSAEPVVSVEEWPHPVEQPLGDTILAHFERLDYLREHDDAALLESHFRLAAEVVQEQVGLPGAEDPEHVVLRQHRGMRRATKVDTIGAGFAGVCDGTLSAGRILDAIAQLMNEDPVVLRDRTPAQIRLLVEQGFLEPAH; translated from the coding sequence ATGGGGGGCGTGACTGATTCCGGACTCGCTTCCCTGCCCGCTTCCGACCGGACCGACATCGCCGCGCGCCTGCGGGACGCGCTGCTGGCCGCCTCCTTCACCGCCGACGGGCTGCTCGACCTGCTCGGCGCCCCCGCGTACGCGGCGCTGGCCCGCAGCGAGACCGTGCCCGCCCTGAGGGCGACCCGTGGCGACACCTCGCTGGAGACGCTCGTACGGCTGTTCCTGCTCCAGCAACCGGTGCCGTACGCGCGCGTGGCGGCCGTTCTGCCGGCCGAGGAGGCGCTTCGGGCCGGGTGGCTCACGCGCGTGGGCGGCGACGAGGTGGCCGCCACCGTGGACGTACGGCCCTACGGCGGTCCCGGCGGCGAGGACTGGTTCATCGTCTCCGACCTGGGCTGCGCGGTCGGCGGTGCGGGCGGCATCGGACAGCTGGGCCGCCAGGCGGACACAGCCGTCGTGCTGGGCGTCGGCGGCGCGTCCACGACCCTCGCCGGCATCACCGTCCGTACGCCGGTCGCGTCCGCCCTGGACCTCGGCACCGGCTCCGGCATCCAGGCGCTGCATGCCGCCCAGCACGCCACGCGCGTGACGGCGACGGACCTCAACCCACGCGCACTGCACATCACCGCGCTCACGCTCGCCCTCTCCGGCGCGCCCGCCGCGGACCTGCGCGAGGGTTCGCTCTTCGGGCCCGTCCGGGACGACGAGACCTTCGACCTGATCGTCTCCAACCCGCCCTTCGTCATCTCGCCCGGCGCCCGGCTGACGTACCGGGACGGTGGCATGGGCGGGGACGATCTGTGCCGCTCGCTCGTTCAGCAGGCGGGGGAACGGCTGAGCGAGGGCGGGTTCGCGCAGTTCCTCGCCAACTGGCAGCACGTGGCAGGGGAGGACTGGCAGGACAGACTCAGGTCATGGGTGCCGCGCGGGTGCGATGCCTGGATCGTGCAGCGCGAGGTGCAGGACGTCACACAGTACGCCGAACTGTGGCTGAGGGACGCCGGTGACCACCGCGGGGATCCGGCCGAGTACCAGGCGCGGTACGACGCCTGGCTCGACGAGTTCGAGGCGCGCAAGGTCAAGGCGGTCGGCTTCGGCTGGATCACCCTGCGCAGGACGGGTTCCGCCGAGCCCGTCGTCAGCGTGGAGGAGTGGCCCCACCCGGTCGAACAGCCCCTCGGCGACACGATTCTGGCGCACTTCGAGCGGCTCGACTATCTCCGGGAGCACGACGACGCGGCGCTGCTCGAGAGCCACTTCAGGCTCGCCGCCGAGGTGGTCCAGGAGCAGGTCGGGCTGCCCGGTGCCGAGGACCCGGAGCATGTGGTGCTGCGCCAGCACCGCGGGATGCGCCGGGCCACGAAGGTGGACACGATCGGCGCCGGATTCGCGGGCGTCTGCGACGGCACGCTGAGCGCGGGCCGCATCCTGGACGCCATCGCCCAGCTCATGAACGAGGACCCGGTGGTGCTCCGCGACCGGACCCCCGCGCAGATCCGTCTGCTGGTGGAGCAGGGCTTCCTCGAGCCGGCGCACTGA
- a CDS encoding small secreted protein, whose amino-acid sequence MNKKLAAALSGGAVLVMALSGCSSSGGDKGPDPKLVAWAKSVCDAVPAQDTKIKAANASIAAIATNSNLPPKSAQKTYSQAFQDMADGYKALAEALDSAGAPPGIDDGTKRQQDAAKNLAGLSASYAALKKKVDGLDTSDQGKFAQGLKGVAATQTKEVGKQSDSGTEALKRLEEGDVKKAMAEQASCKKAAASESASASPASSAG is encoded by the coding sequence GTGAACAAGAAGCTCGCGGCCGCACTGTCCGGCGGTGCGGTACTGGTGATGGCGCTGTCGGGATGCAGCAGCAGCGGCGGCGACAAGGGGCCCGACCCCAAGCTGGTCGCCTGGGCCAAGTCGGTGTGTGACGCGGTGCCCGCTCAGGACACCAAGATCAAGGCGGCGAACGCGTCGATCGCGGCCATCGCCACCAACAGCAACCTGCCGCCCAAGAGCGCCCAGAAGACCTACTCGCAGGCCTTCCAGGACATGGCCGACGGCTACAAGGCGCTCGCCGAGGCCCTCGACAGCGCCGGAGCTCCCCCCGGGATCGACGACGGCACCAAGCGGCAGCAGGACGCCGCCAAGAACCTCGCCGGTCTCTCCGCGTCGTACGCCGCCCTGAAGAAGAAGGTCGACGGGCTCGACACCAGCGACCAGGGCAAGTTCGCCCAAGGTCTCAAGGGCGTCGCCGCCACCCAGACCAAGGAGGTCGGCAAGCAGAGCGACAGCGGCACGGAGGCGCTGAAGCGGCTGGAGGAGGGCGACGTCAAGAAGGCGATGGCCGAGCAGGCCAGCTGCAAGAAGGCCGCGGCGTCGGAATCGGCATCGGCGTCGCCCGCGTCGTCGGCGGGTTGA
- a CDS encoding sodium-translocating pyrophosphatase, producing the protein MAGLSIPQSDHPTSLAAAVLTDDNRIMVAVIAAVALAALVVAGILVRQVLAAGEGTDSMKRIAEAVQEGAKAYLARQLRTLGVFAVVVFFLLMLLPADNWNQRAGRSVFFLIGAAFSAATGYIGMWLAVRSNVRVAAAAREATPAPGEPEKDLTTVSHTAMKIAFRTGGVVGMFTVGLGLLGASCVVLVYAADAPKVLEGFGLGAALIAMFMRVGGGIFTKAADVGADLVGKVEQGIPEDDPRNAATIADNVGDNVGDCAGMAADLFESYAVTLVAALILGKVAFGNSGLAFPLLVPAIGVITAMIGIFAVAPRRADRSGMTAINRGFFISAVISLVLVAVAVFVYLPSKYSGLHGVTDAAIRGKDGDPRLLALVAVAIGILLAAVIQQLTGYFTETNRRPVRDIGKTSLTGPATVVLSGISVGLESAVYTALLIGLGVYGAFLLGGTSIMLALFAVALAGTGLLTTVGVIVAMDTFGPVSDNAQGIAEMSGDVEGAGAQVLTNLDAVGNTTKAITKGIAIATAVLAASALFGSYRDAITTNVQDVGEKLTGPGAPMSLSLDISQPNNLVGLIAGAAVVFLFSGLAINAVSRSAGSVVFEVRRQFREKPGIMDFTEKPEYGKVVDICTRDALRELATPGLLAVMAPIFIGFTLGVGSLGSYLAGAIGAGTLMAVFLANSGGAWDNAKKLVEDGHHGGKGSEAHAATVIGDTVGDPFKDTAGPAINPLLKVMNLVSLLIAPAVIKFSYGNDKNLGVRIAVATLAFAVIAVAVYVSKRRGIAVGDDESTERVANSPNTAVVS; encoded by the coding sequence ATGGCGGGGCTTTCCATCCCTCAATCGGATCACCCCACATCCCTCGCAGCGGCGGTCCTGACCGACGACAACCGGATCATGGTGGCCGTCATCGCGGCGGTCGCCCTGGCCGCGCTGGTGGTCGCGGGGATCCTGGTGCGCCAGGTGCTGGCCGCGGGCGAGGGCACCGACAGCATGAAACGGATCGCCGAGGCGGTCCAGGAAGGCGCGAAGGCGTATCTCGCCCGGCAGCTGCGCACGCTCGGCGTATTCGCTGTCGTCGTCTTCTTCCTGCTCATGCTGCTGCCCGCGGACAACTGGAATCAGCGTGCCGGACGATCGGTGTTCTTCCTGATCGGAGCGGCGTTCTCGGCGGCCACCGGCTATATCGGCATGTGGCTCGCCGTACGCAGCAATGTGCGGGTCGCCGCGGCGGCCCGGGAAGCCACACCGGCCCCAGGCGAACCAGAAAAAGATCTCACCACCGTCTCGCACACCGCGATGAAGATCGCATTTCGCACGGGTGGCGTCGTCGGCATGTTCACAGTGGGGCTCGGCCTGCTGGGCGCCTCCTGCGTGGTGCTGGTGTACGCGGCCGACGCGCCGAAGGTGCTGGAGGGCTTCGGCCTCGGCGCCGCCCTGATCGCCATGTTCATGCGTGTGGGCGGCGGCATCTTCACCAAGGCCGCCGACGTCGGCGCCGACCTGGTCGGCAAGGTCGAACAGGGCATTCCGGAGGACGATCCGCGCAATGCCGCGACCATCGCCGACAACGTGGGCGACAACGTCGGCGACTGCGCGGGCATGGCGGCCGACCTCTTCGAGTCGTACGCCGTGACCCTGGTGGCCGCGCTGATCCTCGGCAAGGTCGCGTTCGGCAATTCCGGGCTGGCGTTCCCGCTGCTCGTGCCCGCCATCGGCGTCATCACGGCGATGATCGGCATCTTCGCGGTCGCCCCACGCCGCGCCGACCGCAGCGGCATGACGGCGATCAACCGCGGCTTCTTCATCTCCGCGGTGATCTCCCTGGTGCTGGTGGCCGTCGCGGTCTTCGTCTACCTGCCGTCCAAGTACTCCGGCCTGCACGGGGTGACGGACGCGGCGATCAGGGGCAAGGACGGCGACCCGCGGCTGCTCGCCCTGGTCGCGGTGGCCATCGGCATCCTGCTCGCCGCCGTCATCCAGCAGCTGACCGGCTACTTCACCGAGACCAACCGCCGCCCGGTGCGGGACATCGGCAAGACCTCCCTCACCGGACCGGCCACCGTCGTCCTGTCCGGCATCTCGGTCGGCCTGGAGTCGGCCGTCTACACCGCGCTGCTCATCGGGCTCGGCGTGTACGGCGCGTTCCTGCTCGGCGGTACGTCGATCATGCTCGCGCTGTTCGCGGTCGCGCTGGCCGGCACCGGTCTGCTCACCACGGTCGGCGTGATCGTCGCCATGGACACCTTCGGGCCGGTCTCCGACAACGCCCAGGGCATCGCCGAGATGTCCGGCGACGTCGAGGGCGCGGGCGCGCAGGTGCTCACCAACCTGGACGCGGTGGGCAACACCACCAAGGCCATCACCAAGGGCATCGCCATCGCCACCGCCGTGCTCGCCGCGTCGGCGCTGTTCGGGTCGTACCGCGACGCGATCACCACCAATGTGCAGGATGTCGGGGAGAAGCTCACCGGCCCCGGTGCGCCGATGAGTCTGTCCCTGGACATCTCGCAGCCCAACAACCTCGTCGGCCTCATCGCGGGCGCCGCGGTCGTCTTCCTCTTCTCCGGACTGGCCATCAACGCCGTGTCCCGGTCGGCCGGTTCGGTGGTCTTCGAGGTACGGCGGCAGTTCCGCGAGAAGCCCGGGATCATGGACTTCACCGAGAAGCCCGAGTACGGCAAGGTCGTCGACATCTGCACCAGGGACGCCCTCAGGGAACTGGCCACACCCGGTCTGCTCGCCGTGATGGCGCCCATCTTCATCGGGTTCACGCTCGGCGTCGGCTCGCTCGGCTCCTACCTCGCCGGCGCGATCGGCGCGGGCACGCTGATGGCGGTGTTCCTCGCCAACTCCGGCGGCGCCTGGGACAACGCCAAGAAGCTGGTGGAGGACGGCCACCACGGCGGCAAGGGCAGCGAGGCCCATGCGGCCACGGTCATCGGCGACACCGTCGGCGACCCCTTCAAGGACACCGCGGGACCGGCGATCAACCCCCTGCTGAAGGTCATGAACCTGGTCTCGCTGCTCATCGCGCCCGCGGTGATCAAGTTCTCCTACGGCAACGACAAGAACCTGGGCGTACGGATCGCGGTCGCGACCCTCGCGTTCGCCGTGATCGCCGTTGCCGTGTACGTCTCCAAGCGGCGTGGAATCGCCGTCGGCGACGACGAGAGCACCGAGCGGGTCGCCAACTCACCGAACACGGCGGTGGTTTCCTAG
- a CDS encoding ATP-binding protein has translation MATVELRFSALPEHVRTARLVAAAVARRAGVDEAVLDEVRLAVGEACSRAVGLHQSSGISAPVKVALIEEEKQFSIEVGDEAPHAAPGDTPGAANEGEEVEEDEMGLAVISGLVDDVHVTTGHDGGLIRMTWPTTPPTAALL, from the coding sequence ATGGCCACCGTCGAACTCCGCTTCAGCGCGCTGCCCGAGCACGTCCGGACCGCCCGGCTGGTGGCGGCCGCGGTGGCACGCAGGGCCGGAGTGGACGAGGCCGTCCTCGACGAGGTCCGGCTCGCCGTCGGCGAGGCCTGCTCCCGTGCCGTCGGACTGCACCAGAGCAGTGGTATCAGCGCGCCCGTGAAGGTGGCACTGATCGAGGAGGAGAAACAGTTCTCCATCGAGGTCGGTGACGAGGCGCCGCACGCCGCCCCGGGCGACACGCCCGGCGCCGCGAACGAAGGCGAGGAGGTCGAGGAGGACGAGATGGGCCTCGCGGTCATCAGCGGCCTCGTTGACGACGTTCACGTCACCACCGGACACGACGGCGGCCTGATCCGCATGACCTGGCCGACCACACCGCCGACCGCGGCGCTTCTCTGA
- the bldG gene encoding anti-sigma factor antagonist BldG, with protein MDLSLSTRTVGDRTVVEVGGEIDVYTAPKLREQLVELVNDGNFHLVVDMEGVDFLDSTGLGVLVGGLKRVRAHEGSLRLVCNQERILKIFRITGLTKVFPIHTSVDEAVAATD; from the coding sequence GTGGACCTGTCCCTGTCGACCCGTACCGTCGGCGATCGTACGGTCGTCGAGGTCGGTGGCGAAATCGATGTATACACCGCGCCCAAGCTGCGCGAGCAGCTGGTCGAGCTGGTGAACGACGGGAATTTCCACCTCGTCGTCGACATGGAGGGCGTGGACTTCCTCGACTCCACCGGGCTCGGCGTGCTGGTCGGCGGTCTGAAGCGAGTGCGTGCCCATGAGGGCTCGCTGCGCCTGGTCTGCAACCAGGAGCGCATTCTCAAGATCTTCCGCATCACCGGCCTCACCAAGGTGTTCCCGATCCACACCTCGGTCGATGAAGCGGTAGCGGCCACCGACTGA
- a CDS encoding DEAD/DEAH box helicase encodes MAFNHLLAGVHDALAPLSVTPVTHSVPMAKNHRSDRSPAAPASRPSPGAVLDRLASGPSRSARITHTEHLPPRAGRHAVWPDRIRSEVIAAVQACGIEHPWAHQALAAEHALDGDSVVVATGTASGKSLAYLVPVLSTLLDGAEAPNGRGATALYLAPTKALAADQCRSVKELSQPLGSAVRPAVYDGDTPFEEREWIRQYANYVLTNPDMLHRGILPAHPRWSSFLKSLKYVVIDECHTYRGVFGSHVAQVLRRLRRLCARYGASPVFLLASATAAEPAVAARRLTGLPVTEVADDASPRGELVFALWEPPLTELHGEKGAPVRRTATAETADLLTDLTVQGVRSVAFVRSRRGAELISVIAQEKLAEVDRSLVRRVAAYRGGYLPEERRALERALHSGELLGLAATTALELGVDVSGLDAVVISGYPGTRASLWQQAGRAGRSGQGALAVLVARDDPLDTFLVHHPEALFDQPVESTVLDPDNPYVLAPHLCAAAAELPLTEEDLDLFGPACADVLPQLEAAKLLRRRTKAWHWTRRERAADLTDIRGAGGRPVEVVESGTGRLLGTVDAGAAHSTVHEGAVHLHQGRTYLVRQLDLEDSVALVEQADPPYSTVARDTTSISILETDTEIPWGSGRLCYGSVEVTNQVVSYLRRRLITGEVLGETKLDLPPRTLRTRAVWWTVTDDQLDEARINPEILGGSLHAAEHASIGLLPLFATCDRWDIGGVSIPLHPDTLLPTVFVYDGHPGGAGFAERAFHTARAWLTATREAIASCECEAGCPSCIQSPKCGNGNDPLHKRGAVRLLTVLLRGAPEEKPGGQPTEEPMPGRAPHA; translated from the coding sequence ATGGCATTCAATCACTTACTGGCAGGCGTGCACGACGCCTTGGCTCCATTGTCCGTCACGCCAGTGACACACTCGGTGCCGATGGCCAAGAATCACCGATCCGATCGATCCCCGGCGGCCCCGGCGTCCCGCCCGTCTCCGGGCGCGGTCCTGGACCGGCTCGCCTCGGGGCCGAGCCGGTCTGCGCGCATCACTCATACGGAGCACTTGCCCCCGCGCGCGGGCCGCCATGCCGTCTGGCCTGACCGGATTCGGTCCGAGGTGATCGCGGCCGTCCAGGCGTGCGGCATCGAACACCCCTGGGCGCACCAGGCGCTGGCCGCCGAGCACGCCCTGGACGGCGACTCGGTGGTCGTCGCCACCGGCACCGCCTCCGGCAAGTCCCTCGCGTATCTCGTGCCCGTCCTGTCCACCCTCCTGGATGGTGCCGAGGCTCCGAACGGCCGAGGGGCCACCGCGCTGTACCTGGCACCCACCAAGGCGCTCGCGGCGGATCAGTGCCGATCGGTGAAGGAACTTTCACAACCTCTCGGCAGCGCCGTGCGCCCCGCCGTGTACGACGGCGACACCCCGTTCGAGGAACGGGAGTGGATCCGCCAGTACGCCAACTACGTCCTGACCAACCCGGACATGCTGCACCGCGGCATACTCCCCGCGCACCCGCGCTGGTCCTCCTTCCTGAAGTCGCTCAAGTACGTCGTCATCGACGAGTGCCACACCTACCGGGGCGTCTTCGGCTCGCACGTCGCCCAGGTGCTGCGCCGGCTGCGCCGCCTGTGCGCCCGCTACGGCGCCTCGCCCGTCTTCCTGCTGGCCTCGGCGACCGCCGCCGAGCCCGCCGTGGCCGCCCGCCGGCTGACCGGCCTGCCGGTGACCGAGGTCGCCGACGACGCCTCCCCGCGCGGGGAGCTGGTCTTCGCCCTCTGGGAGCCGCCGCTCACCGAACTGCACGGCGAGAAGGGCGCCCCGGTACGCCGTACCGCCACCGCCGAGACCGCCGACCTGCTGACCGACCTGACCGTGCAGGGCGTGCGCTCGGTCGCCTTCGTACGGTCCCGGCGTGGCGCCGAGCTGATCTCGGTGATCGCCCAGGAGAAACTGGCCGAGGTCGACCGCTCCCTGGTCCGGCGGGTCGCGGCCTACCGCGGCGGCTACCTCCCCGAGGAGCGCCGCGCCCTGGAACGCGCCCTGCACTCCGGCGAACTCCTCGGGCTGGCCGCCACGACGGCCCTGGAGCTGGGCGTGGACGTCTCCGGCCTGGACGCGGTGGTCATCTCCGGCTACCCGGGCACGCGCGCGTCCCTGTGGCAGCAGGCGGGCCGAGCGGGCCGCTCGGGCCAGGGAGCGCTCGCCGTGCTGGTGGCCCGGGACGACCCCCTGGACACCTTCCTCGTCCACCACCCCGAGGCCCTGTTCGACCAGCCGGTGGAATCCACTGTCCTCGACCCCGACAACCCCTACGTGCTCGCCCCGCACCTGTGCGCCGCCGCCGCCGAACTCCCGCTGACCGAGGAGGACCTGGACCTCTTCGGCCCCGCCTGCGCGGACGTGCTGCCGCAGCTGGAGGCCGCGAAGCTGCTCCGCCGGCGGACCAAGGCCTGGCACTGGACGCGCCGGGAGCGGGCCGCCGACCTGACCGACATCCGGGGCGCGGGCGGGCGCCCGGTCGAGGTCGTCGAGTCCGGCACGGGCCGCCTGCTCGGCACGGTCGACGCCGGCGCCGCGCACTCCACGGTCCACGAGGGCGCGGTCCACCTCCATCAGGGCCGCACCTATCTGGTGCGCCAGCTGGACCTGGAGGACTCGGTCGCCCTGGTCGAGCAGGCCGACCCGCCGTATTCCACGGTCGCCCGCGACACCACCTCCATCTCCATCCTGGAGACCGACACCGAGATCCCCTGGGGTTCCGGCCGCCTCTGCTACGGATCGGTCGAAGTCACCAACCAGGTGGTCTCCTACCTCCGCAGACGCCTCATCACCGGCGAAGTGCTCGGCGAGACCAAACTCGACCTCCCTCCTCGTACGCTGCGCACGCGCGCGGTGTGGTGGACGGTCACCGACGACCAGCTGGACGAGGCCCGGATCAACCCGGAGATCCTCGGCGGCTCCCTGCACGCCGCCGAACACGCCTCCATCGGTCTGCTCCCCCTCTTCGCGACCTGCGACCGCTGGGACATCGGCGGCGTCTCGATCCCGCTGCACCCGGACACCCTGCTGCCGACGGTCTTCGTGTACGACGGCCATCCCGGCGGCGCGGGCTTCGCCGAGCGCGCCTTCCACACCGCCCGCGCCTGGCTCACCGCCACCCGCGAGGCCATCGCCTCCTGCGAGTGCGAGGCCGGCTGCCCGTCCTGCATCCAGTCCCCCAAGTGCGGCAACGGCAACGACCCGCTGCACAAGAGGGGGGCGGTACGGCTCCTCACGGTGCTGTTGCGGGGAGCGCCGGAGGAGAAACCCGGGGGACAGCCGACGGAGGAGCCGATGCCGGGGCGGGCGCCGCACGCTTGA
- a CDS encoding Rv3654c family TadE-like protein has product MRRDRLGCDRGSATVWSLGAMAVLCAVFGAVLALGQAVVVRHRAAGGADLAALAAAAHWTEGGAAACARAERVAAAQGVRLVRCAIVGETSDVTATAGRGPFTAEARARAGPAGPERAGLGLAGPGPAGAGPVGPGPVGSELAGLGLAGPERAGPGLAGAGPVGSELAGPGLAGPGLPGRGPVGPPLAGRGLAGPQSAGSRPTGPEAERSVPEELRTVEPAATGSIPERSIPQDPRASEIRAGGTRAGGPRRRRGRHTGEGAIPDPLKRAAPAPASAPPSAVPRVSPPALPATAP; this is encoded by the coding sequence ATGAGGCGGGACCGGCTTGGCTGCGACCGTGGGTCCGCCACCGTGTGGAGCCTGGGGGCGATGGCTGTGCTCTGTGCGGTGTTCGGCGCCGTGCTCGCGCTCGGGCAGGCCGTCGTGGTCCGGCACCGGGCGGCCGGTGGCGCGGACCTGGCGGCGCTCGCGGCGGCGGCCCACTGGACCGAGGGCGGTGCGGCGGCCTGCGCCCGGGCCGAGCGGGTGGCGGCGGCCCAGGGAGTACGGCTGGTGCGGTGCGCGATCGTCGGCGAGACCTCGGATGTGACGGCGACCGCCGGAAGAGGACCGTTCACAGCGGAGGCCAGGGCCAGAGCGGGGCCGGCGGGTCCAGAGCGTGCGGGACTAGGGCTGGCAGGGCCAGGGCCGGCGGGAGCCGGGCCGGTGGGTCCAGGGCCGGTGGGTTCAGAGCTGGCGGGCCTAGGGCTGGCGGGTCCAGAGCGTGCAGGTCCAGGGCTGGCGGGAGCCGGACCGGTGGGTTCAGAGCTGGCGGGACCGGGACTCGCGGGACCGGGACTGCCGGGACGGGGGCCGGTGGGACCACCGCTCGCAGGACGGGGACTCGCGGGACCACAGTCGGCGGGATCGAGGCCAACGGGACCAGAGGCGGAGCGATCGGTGCCGGAGGAATTGAGGACGGTCGAACCGGCGGCAACGGGATCCATACCGGAGAGATCAATTCCGCAGGACCCCCGTGCCAGCGAGATCCGTGCCGGAGGAACTCGTGCCGGAGGACCCCGACGCCGGAGAGGGCGCCACACCGGAGAGGGCGCCATACCGGACCCCCTCAAGCGTGCGGCGCCCGCCCCGGCATCGGCTCCTCCGTCGGCTGTCCCCCGGGTTTCTCCTCCGGCGCTCCCCGCAACAGCACCGTGA
- a CDS encoding TadE family type IV pilus minor pilin: MTAEAAVVLCVLVAFTMALVWGLLVVAAQIRCVDAARIGARAAARQDPADAVVTVTREAAPRGARVTVGREGDQVRVTVVARPPVLSGLPFEVREEAVAPAEETLGAGEAGP; this comes from the coding sequence GTGACCGCGGAGGCGGCTGTGGTGCTCTGTGTGCTGGTGGCGTTCACGATGGCGCTGGTCTGGGGGCTGCTCGTGGTGGCCGCACAGATCCGGTGCGTGGACGCCGCCCGCATCGGCGCCCGGGCCGCCGCCCGTCAGGACCCGGCCGACGCGGTGGTGACGGTGACCCGGGAGGCGGCGCCACGCGGGGCGCGGGTGACCGTCGGGCGCGAGGGCGACCAGGTCCGGGTGACGGTGGTGGCCAGGCCGCCGGTGCTGAGCGGGCTGCCCTTCGAGGTGCGGGAGGAGGCCGTCGCGCCGGCCGAGGAGACCCTGGGGGCGGGGGAGGCGGGGCCATGA
- a CDS encoding DUF4244 domain-containing protein codes for MNRKIKDVAGRLRATCRGDAGMVTSEYAMGIIAAVGFALLLYEVVTSGEVRAELQDIVKKALSARM; via the coding sequence ATGAACAGGAAGATCAAGGACGTGGCGGGCCGGCTGCGGGCGACGTGCCGCGGGGACGCCGGAATGGTGACGTCCGAATACGCGATGGGGATCATCGCGGCCGTCGGGTTCGCGTTGCTGCTCTACGAGGTCGTCACCAGCGGCGAGGTCCGTGCGGAGCTGCAGGACATCGTGAAGAAGGCCCTCAGTGCGCGGATGTGA
- a CDS encoding type II secretion system F family protein, which produces MNGEVVHRLGIVGGVVLLLGWVVRRLDLVRRRRRARRRVAELLGLEVPVSRRRFTSAGAVRRWLPPVGAVCGAWVLAGGVTGAVLGVGAGVVLWRWRSRQLAADRAASADAAEAARQLPLAADLLAACIAAGAGPVIAAQAVGDALGGPVGEALARGAAEVRLGGAPADAWRRLAALPGAGALARLLERADESGLPAAGPATRLASDARAQWARTATARARRAAVLISAPVGLCFLPAFIAVGVLPVVIGLAGGVMRGR; this is translated from the coding sequence ATGAACGGGGAAGTTGTCCACAGGCTGGGGATCGTCGGGGGCGTGGTGCTGCTCCTCGGCTGGGTGGTCCGGCGGCTGGATCTGGTCCGGCGGCGGCGTCGGGCGCGGCGTCGGGTGGCGGAACTGCTCGGCCTGGAAGTGCCGGTGTCCAGGCGTCGGTTCACCTCGGCGGGCGCGGTGCGGCGGTGGTTGCCGCCCGTCGGGGCGGTGTGCGGCGCGTGGGTTCTGGCCGGTGGTGTGACCGGGGCCGTGCTCGGGGTGGGTGCCGGGGTCGTGCTGTGGCGGTGGCGGAGCCGGCAGTTGGCGGCCGACCGGGCGGCGTCGGCCGACGCGGCGGAAGCCGCACGCCAGCTCCCGCTCGCCGCCGATCTGCTGGCTGCCTGCATCGCGGCGGGCGCGGGTCCGGTGATCGCCGCTCAGGCGGTGGGCGACGCGCTCGGCGGACCGGTCGGGGAGGCGCTGGCGCGGGGCGCGGCCGAGGTGCGGCTCGGTGGTGCACCGGCGGATGCCTGGCGCCGGCTGGCCGCGCTGCCCGGTGCCGGAGCCCTGGCGCGGCTGCTGGAGCGGGCCGACGAGTCCGGGCTTCCGGCGGCCGGCCCGGCCACCCGTCTCGCCTCCGACGCACGCGCGCAGTGGGCCCGCACCGCGACGGCCCGGGCCCGGCGCGCGGCCGTACTGATCTCCGCGCCGGTGGGCCTGTGCTTCCTGCCCGCCTTCATCGCGGTCGGCGTCCTGCCCGTCGTGATCGGACTCGCGGGCGGGGTGATGCGAGGCAGGTGA